AGTTGCAGAATGCCAGAAACCACAATTTGATCCTTAGCGCTTACACCTTCTACAACCTCTTGATCGTTGCCAACAATCTTGCCGAGCTGGATCTCTTTTTGGACGGCCACAGTTTGATTGGGTTCAATCTGAGCTGGAGGACCACCTGCTGCCTGACCGGCGGCCTCACACCCAGAGTTTTGGTATGGCATTGCAACAAAGATGAAATCTTTGCCTGCCAAACGCGAAATCGCTGTAGTCGGTACCAGCACTCCGCGGCTAGTAGCCCAAATCACCCTGGCGCGAGCAAATTGCTCGGTTCGCAACTGACCACCTGGATTATTGAAAGATGCCTTCACCTCAATAGACTGGCTAGCAGGGTCAACGTTGGGCGCGATGAAAAAGATCTGCCCAGTTTGCAAGACTTTGCCCTCGCTATCTAGCAGTTGCACCGGCATGCCTCGCCGTAGGTCAGACGCCCGCTCTAGAGGGATTTGAATTTCAATTTCTAAAGCTTCGTTCTGAGCAACGGTGGCCAGTTGGGTTGACGTACTAACAAAGTCACCCTCTTTCACGGGGATATTGCCGACAACGCCGGTGAAGGGCGCGGTGATCGTGTAGTAATTGAGCTGAGCTGAGCCTGCATTCACAGTGGCCTGAGCCTGTTTAAGGGCCTGTTGATTGCGAACCACAGTGGCTTGTGCCCTGGTGATGGCTGCCTGCTGAGCACGCATTTCTGCTTCAGTCTGCGCTAGGTCGGCCTGGGCCTCTTGCAAGGCATTTAAGCGCTGATCCATAACCTGTTGACTGGTTGCGCCCTCAGTCAGTAGCACCTGAAAGCGCTCATATTCACGCTGAGCAAGCTGCACAGTAGATAGATTGGACTGACGGCGAGCTTCTAGGGACCTGAGCGTGGCTCTGGCAGTGGTGACATCTGCGCGCGCTGTCTGGATATCGGCTGCACTGGTTTCAGCAGCAGCAGCGCTGCTGGCTACAGTAGCCCGTTGCTCAGCCGCGTCAATTTGAAGAATGGGTTCCCCAGCCCGAACGCGAGCGCCTGCTCTCACATAAATGGCTCTGATCTGACCGTCAACTCGGGGTTGTAGGGTTACAGCCTGACGCGAATCAAGCGTGGCGGCATAGTCTGACGTGTCCGAAATCGTGCCGCTCTTCGGGCT
This genomic window from Leptolyngbya sp. FACHB-261 contains:
- a CDS encoding efflux RND transporter periplasmic adaptor subunit, yielding MTMNVEDTNRDRTVKSLPEEKLDLVHETEPSGDHRPPKRGFGRFLVPALIVLALLGGVGWIVFNRVIMPMMMGGQMAPPATQVRLASPKSGTISDTSDYAATLDSRQAVTLQPRVDGQIRAIYVRAGARVRAGEPILQIDAAEQRATVASSAAAAETSAADIQTARADVTTARATLRSLEARRQSNLSTVQLAQREYERFQVLLTEGATSQQVMDQRLNALQEAQADLAQTEAEMRAQQAAITRAQATVVRNQQALKQAQATVNAGSAQLNYYTITAPFTGVVGNIPVKEGDFVSTSTQLATVAQNEALEIEIQIPLERASDLRRGMPVQLLDSEGKVLQTGQIFFIAPNVDPASQSIEVKASFNNPGGQLRTEQFARARVIWATSRGVLVPTTAISRLAGKDFIFVAMPYQNSGCEAAGQAAGGPPAQIEPNQTVAVQKEIQLGKIVGNDQEVVEGVSAKDQIVVSGILQLQNCSPIVGETQAPAPQAK